The following coding sequences are from one Nicotiana tomentosiformis chromosome 3, ASM39032v3, whole genome shotgun sequence window:
- the LOC104112613 gene encoding gibberellin 20-oxidase-like protein, with protein MSESQTSVKLPIFDISRPFGSSSLKSLSLACKEWGFFHIHNHGIPKDLSRQLHFVSKQTFSFPSDVKLKAGPLSNIRTYTPHFIASPFFESLRVSGPDFFASAQSTCHALINQPIPEFSHAMEEYGSKMEKLCKSIVEVILMSLGPEFEQKFASEFKNCHGYLRVNNYTPPEFTTNVQEEEEVEGLGMHTDMSCITIVYQDEVGGLQVRSKEGKWMDIDPCQDTLVVNVGDLLQAWSNGKLRSSEHRVVLKEPVSRFSIAFFWCFEDDKLIAAPKEIVRSENLRVYKPFLCADYLKFRESNEKGKFEKVGFTVKHFAGK; from the exons ATGTCTGAATCTCAGACTTCTGTAAAACTTCCCATTTTCGACATCTCGAGGCCTTTTGGTTCATCTTCTCTTAAGTCCCTTTCTTTAGCTTGTAAAGAATGGGGTTTCTTTCACATCCACAACCATGGAATTCCCAAAGATTTATCCAGACAACTTCATTTCGTTTCCAAACAGACTTTCAGTTTTCCTTCTGATGTAAAGCTGAAAGCTGGACCCTTGTCAAATATAAGAACCTACACTCCCCATTTCATTGCTTCCCCTTTCTTTGAGAGTCTGAGGGTGTCCGGACCTGACTTCTTTGCCTCTGCACAAAGCACTTGCCATGCCCTCATCAACCAGCCAATTCCCGAATTCag TCATGCAATGGAGGAGTATGGGAGCAAAATGGAGAAACTGTGCAAAAGCATTGTTGAGGTCATACTGATGAGCTTAGGCCCTGAATTTGAGCAGAAATTTGCATCTGAATTCAAGAATTGTCATGGCTATCTAAGAGTAAACAACTACACTCCACCCGAATTCACGACAAATGTACAAGAGGAAGAAGAAGTTGAAGGGCTAGGGATGCACACTGATATGAGCTGCATAACAATAGTGTATCAAGACGAAGTTGGTGGTCTTCAAGTTAGATCCAAAGAAGGTAAGTGGATGGACATTGATCCTTGTCAAGACACTCTTGTTGTGAATGTTGGTGATCTTTTGCAGGCTTGGAGTAATGGGAAATTAAGGTCATCTGAGCACAGAGTTGTCCTAAAAGAGCCTGTAAGTCGATTTTCCATTGCTTTCTTTTGGTGTTTTGAAGATGACAAACTGATTGCTGCTCCCAAAGAGATTGTTCGTAGCGAAAATTTGAGGGTCTATAAGCCTTTTCTTTGTGCTgattatttgaaatttagagaaAGCAATGAGAAAGGCAAGTTTGAGAAAGTTGGTTTCACAGTAAAACATTTCGCAGGTAAATAA